GGATTCCTATTTTTTTATTATTAGGATTCTTAACCAAGATCGGGTATTGGCCCTTTATATCACAATTTTTGAACAAATGGCCCAAAATCTCACAATTTAGAAAAATGACCCTTTTTATCACTTGAAAACGCATTTAAAAAATGTGTTTTTCAAAAACGcatttatattttatgttttttattaatttataaatattttgtttTAAAACATTATTCAAaatagaaagaaaaaaaataagaaatGCATTTTAAACTTGCATTGGCCTTGAAAACGTATCATAAAAATGTGTGTATAGAGGATAAACGCATTCTAAATATGCGTTAAATGCGTTATAAAAAATGACCAGGCCCATTTGTCTGGCCCAAAAAGTAAAAAGCTACAGATTTTGTAAAAATTGATAACGCATATTTTAGTTCGTTTTTTTCGTGATATAAAAGGGTCATTTTGCTGGTTTGTGATATTTTGGACCATTTGCTCCAAAATTGTGAGATTAACGGCCATTTGGGAACGTGCATAAAGCAGTCTAAAGTGTCTGGATTGTACATGATTATGCCAAGATTGACGAGGCTTGAAGATATAAATAAAGTTTTTTAATCCCCCTAATGATTGTAATAAATCCATTTATCTGGAACTACTTTTTAATGTCAGTGTTGCTAGACACCAACTCTTTTTCCTGCTTAAATCATTAAAAATAGTTAGGAAAAATGATCATCAATTACCTTTTTTCCAGATAAGAAATTTGATATATGTTTTTCTTTTGATATATTTGCCCATCTTTTTAGTTTTTTTGGTAATGCATGTGATATTTTTGCTCGGATTTAGGTTATTTCTGAACTTTTTTGTAACCGCATTTGGACAAAAAAAACTACTTCTGAACAGTTGTATATCTTTTTTTGGTAATATTACTTCAAGATATTTTTTACGTTGTCGTTTACGTTTTTTTACTATATCTCATATGATCAGTTTTTTTTCATTCATTTTTCTCATGTATTGTATTGCTGAAACACACGGTTATATTTTTGTATTCTATTCAAACCGTCAATTATATGGATAGTTTATATATGATTATACAGTTTAatgaaaaatttaaaaaatattatggaTATTTACATTTATTAAacaaaaatttcagattttttaaatAGCACGCGTAACGCTACACAATAATTTGCTTTGGCTGCATAAAATCATCACCGCAAATTTAAATATACCAATATCCCTTGCGGCCCAATCCACTAGGCTATGTATGGGTTGGCATTCCCTAATGGATCGGAGGAAATTTACGATGAGGCCCATATTGTTCATGCCCTGGTTTCTCCTCCATTTTAGATCCTGTATATAGTTACTTTTTCAGTTTTTCTTTCTTTTATCTTGAGATCAGGAAGTTATTAATACACTTTCAGATATACTGGAGTATCATTCTACTTAGACCTAATAAAATAGGcctgaatttgaaaaattgaaacGGAATTCACGGAATCAGAATCCGATCCGATATTCGAATCATATAATTAGATAATTATTTGAAATCCAATTTAAATCGATCCGAAAATTATCTAAACTGAAAATATTCCGAAATACTAGATCCAATAATAACTTGGAACCGATCAAAACCGAAAAATACATTATCTGAGTCGAATATGACTAGAAGTAAACAAAATTCATACTTAATACAATTTTATACTTGATAAcataattatttaaacataagttTTTGTAAaagtatattatattatattaaaaatattatatttaattaaaaaaattaagtcTCACAAATTAAAAAAATGGATAAGTTATGATCCGAAAATATCCGAACCGAATTTTATCCAAATCGAAATTTGTCCAATCTTAATTTGAAGTTCATTCAAATTAGACTCGAACCGAATTATATCCGATCTGATCCGAATGATtttcaaatatatcataatcCGAAAATAGATTCGATTCGATTATCTGAATTGATAGGTCTAGTTCTACTGCCACTGAATTTCAGCAAAAATAACTATATATGTACATCTCCAAGCGAGAGTATAATTAATGATAGAAAACTAGGATTTAGTCTGTTAATTACAGAATGTAAAGTAAGACAAATATCAGATTAACAAGCTTTCTCCCAACTTTAGTCCAGCAAGTTTATAATGACAGATGCAGTATAAATTTCAGGAAAGTCGTTTAAGGGTGGTCGGTGTTGGAGGCTATATTTAGAAACACTGGAAAAAGAACAATTAACAGCACACTAATGACATTATGTGGGCTTGGAATGATTAGCTTATATAGTTATTGGCAATTTGGCTGCTCAACCACTAATATGGTTTCTTTTGTTTTAAGGTGGATTATAAATTGTACATGTATTTAACTTATAGCCAAAAGCCTAAAAATAACATGCATATAGAGATAAACTAGACACATGAAAATGCTTTCTTCTGTTTTTTAGGTGGATTATGAACTCTGTGTATATTGTACACAACTTTAGCTTGAAAGAATTAAACTTGGCCAAATATATTAAGTTTGTTATGTATTAGTATATATTTAGTTGTAAATCAAACCACTTAATCAAAGTTCTTTGTTTACCAGCGTTCCAAAACATATTAACCATCCTGATCAGTGATCTGCACATGCGCATATAGTATATGCTTGTTAACCCTAATACATACGCAAATGTATGTAGGTcagtgtgtgtttgtgtgtgatGAGAGTGGGATCTCACAACAATGAGTAGCCTTTGAATCTCCCACTTGTCAATGTTACAACATGGGATGTCTTAATTATTTAAGTTGATGTATAATTATTACATCCAAATTACATCCTTGTTGGAACTCATATTTTATCATCTTAACCTACAGTTTTCTATTCAACTAACCTGACGGCATCTTCTCTTCTGCTAATCATGGCTAATTGTCTTCTTCATATTTTTTCGTTTGATCCATACTTTTAGTAGGCCACCAGACAATCACAACCTACATCCAACTTATTATAATGTACTATATGTTCTTTACACATACATCATACATgcataaattaaattattttaccTTCAAATACCCGAGCCGGACACTCATATTCTTCGGACATAGATACTCGGATTAAATACTTATTTTAAACCAAAAATActtatatttttcaaaattttgcCGAGTCCGATACTTGAACAGGTCCCCGTCAGATATTTGTAACCGAGTCAGAGTAACGCAGGAGTGGGCATCTTTCTAGTTGAAGTATATAAAGTTTTTTCTTCCATCTGCATTATATCTGCTAATATTAAATGTGGAATAAGTATAATGCATGTAATGATTAGGAGTTCCTAAGACTGCTATATGATGATAAAGTAATGAAAGGTTCAGCATGTGAGTATAAGAAGAGAACATGAATAGTATTGAAAACAGGAAAAGAAGTAAGCACAGTGAAGCATAAATCATTTGGTTTGGAGCATAATGTAAATCCCAATTAATTAAGAGACTACAATTATTTGATTATACTGATAGATGGTATACATACATTGCATCTCCAAAAGGGTGGTTGGGCTAAATACTTGCCTTGTGCATGCATTTGTTGTTAGAGAGTAATATTGTTTGATGCAAACATTAATATACAGATGGATTGGCTTCAGCAGGTCTCAAACAACACAGTTGCCTAAACCAGGGGCGTTTCAACAGTAATACTAATGTAAGAATGTGAAACAAAAAAAGTACCCCATCccaatttatttcattttttcgGTCAAATTAACTTAACTTTGATCATAAATTACAAAACTTGAAAAAGTGAAATATACATTTTAAAGTAGATTAGATATATTTTCTAatgataaaatttttataatatgttttcattgtatgatatatgaaaatTTCACTCAAAGGCCAATTTGATGACAAAAATTCAAATCAGATAAATAAGTGGGATAGAGTGAGTATGTGTGCGTAGACCTGGCAATTCGGATAACCGGTTCGGTTTCGGATCAGATCAATTTCGGATTCGATCAACTTTCGGATTATAGTATATTTGAAGACcattcggatcggatcggatgTGATTCGGTTCGGGTCTAATTCGGATTAAAATCGGATAAAATTCGGATTAAGATCGGATAAAATTTTGTTCGGATTAAATTCGGTTCGGATATATTCGGATCATAACttaattattttttcaatttttgagatttaaaaatatatttttttatgtaatttagtatttttaatataatataatgtacttttacaaaagattatgattaaataattgtgttatcataaacataaaattgttcaaagtataaaatTTGCTTATTTCGGGTCATATTCGGTTCAAGTAATATATTATTCGGTTTTAATCGGTTCCAAGTTATAATCGGATCTTGTATTTCGGATCATTTTCGGTTCGGGTATTTTTCGGATCGGTTTTCGGATAACTATCGGATTGTAAGATTCGGATCTCGAATCAGATCTAGGTTTCAtaaatttcggttcggttcttcGTATCCAGACTCATTTTGTCAGGTCTATGTGTGTGTTATTGCACGTAAATTTATGTGTTGATTTTCAATGAATTTGAATGTACAttcaaatattaaaaatattttcttttattttattattactATAACAATAATTAATTTGAAtatacataatttttttttttacaatttttttaaaaaggtTTACTAGTTTAAAAAATAGTCATGACATTGAAATCTCTAAAATCATCATAACCTAAATATATAGAatattaaaacataaatattagaCAGGGCATAGTTGATGTTAACACATCAACCTTAAAATTTAGTGCAACAAATCTCACTAACATTTTGTTTTATTTCCGTTCACCTTTTGCCATCTTCTGCAATATTTCATTATCAGGCATCGAAGTTGAATGTGAAAGCGGGTCAAACCTGATAGACTAAGCCCCAGGCCCATATATTTGATCCGTCTGGAGCCCAATTAAGCTATAGACAGAATCAGATGTCGCAATGATATTATCTCAAACGTGACAGACAATGTGGCATGTCTAATTAAAATTAGTGACACTGTGGCACATGTATTTGCCATCTCAACCTCCCtgctttatttaaaatattattttatttataataaatttgtAAACATGTTGCGCATTCATACATTAATTTTGAGAGTAAGATTTCAACTTGAAGAGCAAAAATGATCAAAAAGATAAAACTGACTATTATTGTCACAAATCAGAagcaaattaaaaattaatataagaaactttttatatatttataatacatttttacaaaattaaaattatacTCCATAAATAAAATAATACTACTCATATTTTAGTTGAAAagtttaattaaaaattatttacatttattttatcTTATGATTTAGATGCTTAGAGCGCGATAAGATAGGTCAAATAGTTAAAGACTTATTTTTTGTTGTCCTATTCTCGCTCACCCCGAGATTTGTTAGAATAGATATTCAGTTGTAAGGTAAATAAGTCAAATTAGTAAAAAAAAAATGAATTAGACGCTTACAGTCATTTTATGAAAAAATCAATATATAAATCAACGATCAACGTTTGTAGCTTAAAAGAAATCCTCAACAAAACTCGGCTGTAGACAAATTCACCATCGATATCTCCGTTGACGAGAGTATGCCCCATGATCACGTGACATGGGCAGAACATAACTTATTTTTATTTGTcctttttattttatatatatcaaGGGTTCATTATTTAGCATTAATTCTACAGGTAAAGGTATATTATTGATGAAATTATAGAGGGGGCATACATAGTATATTTTTTAATTAAGTGTTTTATTGAGGAGCCGAAAGAATCAAATGAATAAATAGCCCCGACAATGTAGGGTCACGGTTGGCCACGTGGCAGACAGCATCGTCTAACGTCCAACGTGGGACCCACCAACTCCCAAGGAGACAGTGAGGGCTTGAAGCTCAGGCCCGGTTAAGGTGGCCCCCATCACATGGGTCCATCTACCTTCACCATCTCCATTTTAAATACCACTGTATGCTCTTCCATATTGCAGTATACTACAAGCATCCTCAAAAATTTAATCTTGTCGAAATTGAATATTTATTTAGGTAAGTTAAAATTTTCGTCAATCAAGAATTCTTGAATTTcttgaaaaattaaaattattttaattcattgTATATGAAAAGCATGTGTGTTAAATACAAAGTTGTATCCAGAAATAGTCGGCGATGTGTTGGCGTTATCGGCGGCTCCGGTAACTTTCGGCCTAGGATAGGTGTTGGATTAAACGCACCTGCCCCAGTAAATGCTAAATAATATACATGGTTCCATGCCTTCATTAACTCAAACTATTCTATGGTATGGCTGAAAATTTTCAATACATTACTTTCTAATGGGCTAGTAACCAAGTAGATATTAGGAAAATGTTAAATTTAGAAcatgtttttaattttcagagtaaaaaagttttgaaaatattgAATTATCTTTacattaatttttaattttgggATATTTTCAATGATATAATCGTAAAAATGACTTTTTTTTGCTAAAATCATCAATTTATTGACTTCTATTCGTGGTAATTCTAGACATTTGGTTTTTCACTTGTGACACCCCGTATTAATTAAAATGTAATAGAATTGATTTTCGACTGGAAAACaaattttatatttgatttttattttgaaaaattacaTAAAATTGATTCTTAAATCATGTAAAATGAAGTTAATATGACTGAAAGAGTTGTCTCAGTTGGTTGAAGAcgggataactatcctcttgatCACATGTTCGAATCCCGGATGAGTAGAATTTATGACTATACCTCGAGAGCCGGAGCTTGTCGCGTGATTTGCAGGATATTGCGTGAGACCGTGAGGTTTACCGTTTATCTAGTGCGCACCCGAAGAGTAGGCGGCTACAAATTTactataataaaaaaatatatatattaatggtCAAAGTTTGATAAGAAGTTTGAATATATCTTACTTATTGTAACTCCGATTTACGTTATTCAAAGGTACATCTCATGTAGTGTTTTTTGCAAATATTTCAAATATAGAATTTGTTTTCCGGTCCGAAATCAATTCTATTACATTTTACTTAATACATGATATGTTGAACGAAACCAAATTTACAGGATTAACTTAGATAGAATTGTAGAAATCCATAAATTAAAGGTAACAACAAGAAAAGCCGACTGTACAGTATACTATAGAGAATAATtagtaaaataaaaatacaacCCTTCTAATTTATAATATTGCATAAATAAAATGTACGATATTTTTGAATGACAATTCAAGTGTTAAGAAATTTAAGATTCAAGCGAACCAAGTAGAATACAAACTATGAAAACTATACTCCCTCCGTCAGCGTGATAGTTTACGTACATTATTTACACGTATTTCAAGACTTCAATCAAGTAtagttttattatatttttaaatttttttttttggaataaaagtttaaacataaaacttttttcagatttaaaaaaaaatattatggaaGTATATTTTAAACGAGCATTAAAAATCATACCGAAAAGTAACGTAAACAATCCAGTGGAACCGAGGGAGTAGTAAATATGAATTAGGGTGTGTTTGGGTATGCTGTTGCAGACAACAGCAGCTTTTCGCtgaaaaacagttaaaaaactgtttggtaaaatttaaaagttgTTTTTCTGAAAAGTGCTTTTGGCTtaaaagctgctgttagagaAAACAAGTCCCCCATACTTTTAGAAAAAACTGATTTTCAGCTGTTGCgggaagcagatgctgatttcaccatcaaaccttaccaaaagcatcattatttttaatttttgacaccaaaacatatacgaatcaaaaaaattaccaaacagtcatctgatttttacagCAGCACTTTTTTCCAGCAACATTTTTTTTAACAGCACAgcaatttttaacagcaatctCAAACAGAACCTAAGAAACTAATTACTAATCTAATCCCGATCGTAAAAAAGCTTAAAGGCGATCACCATTCTACTCTTAAATCATTACGAGTTCTCGAAAGGAGCATTCACTGGCTAAGATGGCAAGTCAGTGTCTTTTTGACATGCATGCATAGTAATAATTTACTAGTGTCATACATTAATAAACTTAATCAAAATGAGTGTAATACTGTAATCTCATTATTGGTACGAAACGCAGAGAAAGAGGAAATACATTTTACCAAATTTGTGTAATTTTAAGTAAATATTAAGAGAGGTAAGGACAGAGTTTTACAATAAGGTGCCATAAAAGTATTGCAGTCTGGTAATATTACACAGTACATTGGTCAAACACTCAAACACTTGATAACAGGAATCTGCTGGCTAAGTATAAAGCATTTActataaaaaaaatcaccatGTTATAAGTAAAGTTTTACAGATTCACCTGGTCAACCAAACACCTAATCCTGCATCATCATCTCCAGAATTACTCTTCTTACCAGCCCTGGTTTTTAATTCAATTACAATAATTAATCTTCTGGTCAACCAGACACGTTCAGACTTCTAACCAGTAACGTCCTGCTACTCTCCTTTTATTTATTACTTCTGTACAGTTCCATTACCACCCTTAATTAATTAATACATTTTTTTACatttataattaataattcatcCTAATTTTATACTATGCATTATCATGGGCCTTTAATTTGAGTCGGGGCGGTTTGCAATCTCGCCGGACTCGAACTCGTTTAAATTGACTCGACTCAGCTTGTTTAGTGAAATGAGTCGAGATGGGTAGTGGTTCCAGATCATTTAGTTAAACGAGTTGactcgactcgtgaaattaaagAATCGAATTCGGGTATAATTTTAGGTTCAATTAAGTACGGATTTATTAAAACCAGTTCATTTAGATAAACAAGTCGTCTCAATTCGATTACTGAAATTAAATGAGTCGAGTTCGTACCGAGGTTCATGCTGAAATAGTTAAACAAACCGGCCAAACTAGCTAGCTCACACAAGTCTACTCTATTATATAACCCTCCCCTCCTCCCACCATCCTAAACCTACAACACCAAATTAACAATGGACAAATTTGATAATTTCTCCTACCCTACTGACTCCGACTTAGACCTCAGTTTCACTAGCTGCGCTTCTGCCGCTACCACCACCACCTTCTCCTCCTCGGCTCGCAGCAGTCTCGCTCGTAGCAGCCTCACTCTCAGCTTCAATGAGTCTCGTCTCTCTTCCACTACCACCGCCTCTCCCTCTACCTCTATACCGAACCTCCACTCTCGCCCTCACCGCCAATCGGACCCTAACTGGTCAGCCATCAAGACCGCTACCAATCTCTCCTCTGACAACACTCTCCACCTCCGCCACTTCAAGCTCCTCCGCCATCTCGGATCCGGTAATCTTGGCCGTGTCTTTCTTTGCCGTTTACGTGACAATGATCATGCAAATTTTGCCCTAAAGGTCATTGATAGAGACTCACTCACTTCTAAGAAAATCTGCCACGTGGAAACCGAGGCGCAGATTCTCTCCACGCTAGACCACCCTTTTCTTCCTACACTCTACGCTCATCTCCAAGTCTCTCACTACACATGTCTTCTCATTGATTATTGCCCTAATGGTGACCTACATTCCTTGCTCCACAAGCAACCCGGTAACCGGCTACCGCTTGCTTCGGTCAAGTTTTACGCTGCTCAAGTGTTGGTTGCTTTAGAGTACTTGCATGCAAATGGTATTGTCTATCGTGATTTGAAACCGGAGAATATTTTAATCCGTGAAGACGGTCACATTATGTTATCCGATTTTGATCTATGTTTTAATTCTGACGTGGATCCCAAATTGGAACACACAACACAAGTTCATAACAAACTCCGGTTACGAAACAACTGTTTTCGTAACCGTAGGCCTGTCGAGCAGGTTATCACCGAATTTGTCGCGGAGCCGACAAACGCGTTTTCGAAATCTTGCGTGGGAACGCATGAATATCTCGCACCAGAGTTGGTCACCGGAAGTGGTCACGGTAACGGAGTTGACTGGTGGGCATTTGGAATTTTGGTATACGAGATGTTATATGGAACGACACCGTTTAAAGGAGTGAGTAAAGAGTCAACCCTGCGCAACATAGCATCTGCAAGAGGGGCATTGTTTAATGAACAAGAGAATGAAGAAGTAAAAGACTTGATAGAGAAGTTGTTAACGAAAGATCCGAGAAGAAGGCTCGGATGCGCCAGGGGTGCAACGGATATTAAACGACACCCGTTTTTTAACGGCGTGAATTGGCCGTTAATCCGTACATATCCAGCACCGGAAGTACGTGGAATAAATTTTAAGAGGAGTAAGTCACACGTCAGTGGTGTGGCATTGCAGAAGAGGAAACTATGGTGGAGGAAAGGGCTTAGTTTTTTTGTGGggaaaaataaatttaatttgaaTTCAAATCATAATTATTATTGTTCGATTGATAGTAATAAGAATCGGAAACATGTATGAGTTCATACTGTTTCCCGTCTTATTACTATCGAAGTTTGTATAGGTAGAAAGTGAGAAGATACGTCAATTTTGTTGAGTGGTTTGTTTCCAACCCGAACTGAATTGAAATATATGTTACAGTTTTTTATATTTAATTGAAAATCAGAATGCAAATTGAGTTGTATTTCGGTTTTTGTCGCATACAGATCCTTGTTTAATGTTCTGGTTTTCTGGTATCTTTTGTTGTGAGTTCTTGGATGTACAATTTGCTTTCTATTTATCACTTGAAAACCTGCAAAACTCAGACAAGTTCATCTCTAGAGGAACAGAACATGGTTCACTTGATTTCAATGAAGTTCAAGATCGTCGTCTTTAAGATAATAACATTACTGCCACAGAGATCGATTTCTAGTTGTGCAGACATCTTATGGTAGAGTTGATAAAAAAACGCGTGTTCTGCACTTTGTGTTTCAGACATGGGCTAACGGATTATAATATTCTAATTATGCGATATTTCTTGTTTTGCTAATTAATTACACACGCACACATCAGGGATCAAACTACTGAACTCCTGCAAG
The nucleotide sequence above comes from Apium graveolens cultivar Ventura unplaced genomic scaffold, ASM990537v1 ctg8498, whole genome shotgun sequence. Encoded proteins:
- the LOC141705057 gene encoding serine/threonine-protein kinase WAG1-like, with product MDKFDNFSYPTDSDLDLSFTSCASAATTTTFSSSARSSLARSSLTLSFNESRLSSTTTASPSTSIPNLHSRPHRQSDPNWSAIKTATNLSSDNTLHLRHFKLLRHLGSGNLGRVFLCRLRDNDHANFALKVIDRDSLTSKKICHVETEAQILSTLDHPFLPTLYAHLQVSHYTCLLIDYCPNGDLHSLLHKQPGNRLPLASVKFYAAQVLVALEYLHANGIVYRDLKPENILIREDGHIMLSDFDLCFNSDVDPKLEHTTQVHNKLRLRNNCFRNRRPVEQVITEFVAEPTNAFSKSCVGTHEYLAPELVTGSGHGNGVDWWAFGILVYEMLYGTTPFKGVSKESTLRNIASARGALFNEQENEEVKDLIEKLLTKDPRRRLGCARGATDIKRHPFFNGVNWPLIRTYPAPEVRGINFKRSKSHVSGVALQKRKLWWRKGLSFFVGKNKFNLNSNHNYYCSIDSNKNRKHV